From Pseudomonas putida, one genomic window encodes:
- a CDS encoding DUF1826 domain-containing protein: MTPAAQRVDIRQVHGESPRVLTDILQDGVNLAVWQRRLPAQVEDFAALVVSLGQPFADQRVVDVNEYEPPVLPDLLREAADLQGYESFVADVCWLVSAYTCLVGARRIGLRLRVLHNAMCPRFHVDNVPVRLLTTYVGCGSEWLPEGAIERAGLQLAPAPVDNIQRLQAGDVALLKGEKWSGNEGAGLIHRSPAGPGPRLLLSLDWLA; this comes from the coding sequence ATGACGCCCGCGGCTCAGCGTGTGGATATCCGCCAAGTCCATGGTGAATCGCCTCGGGTGCTCACCGACATTCTGCAAGACGGTGTCAACCTGGCAGTCTGGCAGCGACGCTTGCCTGCCCAGGTTGAAGACTTCGCGGCATTGGTAGTCAGCCTCGGCCAACCGTTCGCGGACCAGCGGGTCGTCGATGTGAATGAGTATGAGCCGCCAGTGCTACCAGATCTGTTGCGGGAAGCGGCCGATCTGCAGGGTTATGAGAGTTTCGTTGCAGATGTGTGCTGGCTGGTTTCGGCATATACATGTCTGGTGGGTGCCCGGCGCATCGGTCTGCGCCTGCGGGTGCTGCACAATGCGATGTGCCCGCGCTTCCATGTGGATAACGTGCCTGTGCGCCTGCTCACCACCTATGTGGGCTGCGGCAGCGAATGGCTGCCCGAAGGTGCCATCGAACGAGCGGGGTTGCAGCTCGCACCGGCACCTGTGGATAACATCCAGCGGTTGCAAGCGGGTGATGTCGCGCTGCTGAAGGGCGAAAAATGGTCTGGCAACGAAGGAGCAGGCCTGATCCATCGCTCGCCCGCTGGCCCTGGCCCGCGCCTGTTGCTCAGCCTTGACTGGTTGGCGTGA
- a CDS encoding acyl-CoA thioesterase, protein MEPGNAQLSMTVLMTPDMANFSGNVHGGTLLKYLDEVAYACASRYAGSYVVTLSVDQVIFREPVHVGELVTFLASVNYTGTTSMEVGIKVVTENIRERSVRHSNSCFFTMVAVDDNRRPVPVPARQPQSSEEKRRFLQGQQRRQIRQELEKRYQDLKTDAL, encoded by the coding sequence ATGGAACCTGGAAACGCCCAGCTGAGCATGACCGTACTGATGACCCCGGACATGGCCAACTTTTCGGGCAACGTACATGGCGGCACCTTGCTCAAGTATCTCGATGAAGTGGCCTACGCCTGCGCTAGCCGCTATGCCGGCAGCTATGTGGTCACCCTGTCGGTCGATCAGGTGATTTTCCGCGAGCCGGTGCACGTGGGCGAACTCGTCACGTTCCTGGCATCGGTGAACTACACCGGCACTACCTCCATGGAGGTGGGCATCAAGGTCGTCACCGAGAACATTCGCGAACGCTCGGTGCGTCATTCCAACAGCTGTTTTTTCACCATGGTCGCGGTCGACGACAACCGCCGCCCGGTCCCGGTCCCTGCGCGTCAGCCGCAGTCCAGTGAAGAAAAGCGCCGCTTCCTCCAGGGCCAGCAACGCCGGCAGATCCGTCAGGAACTGGAAAAGCGTTACCAGGATTTGAAGACCGACGCCCTTTAA
- a CDS encoding Tim44 domain-containing protein produces the protein MQRFLSIALALCVGLTLSLDANAKRFGGGKSSGSAPIHQTRQATPTTPAAAPTAPGRAPAAASGASRWLGPLAGLAAGGLLASMFMGDGFEGLQIMDFLIVALIAFLVFRFIAARRRQQQPQMAAPGHAPFQREAHGQPAQPSIFGGSAAPAAPAAPAINAPAWFNEQSFLAAARSHFQALQQHWDANEMDKIAEFVTPQMLEFLKRERADLGDGFQATYIDNLDVQLDGVDDRADRTDATLTFRGVSKTSRFDQGEPFSESWHMVRAQGENQPWLVAGIRQNG, from the coding sequence ATGCAACGTTTTCTTAGCATCGCACTGGCGCTTTGCGTCGGCCTGACGCTGAGCCTGGACGCCAACGCCAAGCGCTTCGGCGGCGGCAAGAGCTCGGGCTCCGCGCCAATCCACCAGACCCGCCAGGCTACGCCAACCACGCCTGCCGCCGCACCGACCGCTCCTGGCCGTGCCCCGGCCGCCGCCAGCGGTGCTTCGCGCTGGCTGGGCCCATTGGCCGGCCTCGCCGCCGGTGGCCTGCTGGCCTCCATGTTCATGGGTGACGGCTTCGAGGGCCTGCAGATCATGGACTTCCTGATCGTCGCCCTGATCGCGTTCCTGGTGTTCCGCTTCATCGCCGCACGGCGCCGCCAGCAGCAGCCGCAAATGGCCGCTCCGGGCCATGCGCCGTTCCAGCGTGAAGCCCATGGCCAGCCTGCCCAGCCGTCGATCTTCGGTGGCTCGGCTGCACCTGCAGCGCCAGCCGCACCGGCCATCAATGCCCCGGCCTGGTTCAACGAGCAGAGCTTCCTGGCTGCAGCCCGTAGCCACTTCCAGGCGCTGCAGCAGCACTGGGATGCCAACGAGATGGACAAGATCGCCGAGTTCGTCACGCCGCAGATGCTGGAGTTCCTCAAGCGTGAGCGTGCTGACCTGGGTGATGGTTTCCAGGCGACCTACATCGATAACCTCGATGTGCAACTGGACGGTGTCGACGATCGCGCCGACCGTACCGACGCCACCCTGACCTTCCGTGGCGTGTCGAAGACCTCGCGCTTCGACCAGGGCGAACCGTTCAGCGAAAGCTGGCACATGGTTCGTGCCCAGGGCGAGAACCAGCCTTGGCTGGTCGCCGGTATCCGCCAAAACGGTTAA
- a CDS encoding cation:proton antiporter has product MHAISFIQDLAVIMLVAGVVTILFHRFKQPVVLGYIVAGFIIGPHTPPFGLIHDEDTIKTLAELGVIFLMFCLGLEFSLRKLFKVGATAFIAAFLEIVLMIWIGFEIGRWFGWSTMDSLFLGAILAISSTTIIVKALNDLKMKNERFAQLIFGVLIVEDILGIGIIALLSGIAVSGTVSSGEVFSTVGKLSLFMIVALVIGILLVPRLLAYVAKFESNEMLLITVLGLCFGFCLLVVKLEYSMVLGAFLIGAIMAESRQLLKIERLIEPVRDLFSAIFFVAIGLMIDPNVLLDYAWPIMVITVAVVLGKMLSCGMGAFIAGNDGRTSLRVGMGLSQIGEFSFIIAALGMTLQVTSDFLYPVAVAVSAITTLLTPYLIRAADPLSLKLGNVMPSRLSRVLSLYGEWLRSIQPQGESAMLAAMIRRILLQVGVNLALVIAIFFSGGYFAVRIGAWLNEWVSDVSQQKALIWGGALLLSLPFLIAAYRKLKALSMLLAEMGVKPEMAGRHTQRVRRVVAEVIPLLSLLVIFLLLSALSASILPTSELLLIIAVVAAMVVAVLWRWFIRVHSRMQIALLETLENSRENTH; this is encoded by the coding sequence ATGCATGCCATCAGCTTCATCCAGGATCTTGCAGTGATCATGCTGGTCGCCGGGGTAGTGACGATTCTCTTTCATCGTTTCAAACAGCCAGTGGTGCTGGGCTACATCGTCGCCGGTTTCATCATCGGCCCACACACCCCGCCGTTCGGCCTGATTCACGATGAAGACACCATCAAGACCCTCGCCGAACTGGGCGTTATCTTCCTGATGTTCTGCCTGGGCCTTGAGTTCAGCCTGCGCAAGCTGTTCAAGGTGGGGGCCACGGCGTTCATTGCAGCGTTCCTGGAAATCGTCCTGATGATCTGGATCGGTTTCGAGATCGGCCGCTGGTTTGGCTGGAGCACCATGGATTCGCTGTTCCTCGGCGCGATCCTGGCGATTTCTTCGACCACCATCATCGTCAAGGCGCTCAATGACCTGAAGATGAAAAACGAGCGTTTCGCCCAACTCATCTTTGGCGTGCTGATCGTCGAGGATATCCTCGGCATCGGCATCATCGCCCTGCTGTCTGGCATTGCGGTCAGCGGTACGGTCAGTTCCGGGGAAGTCTTTTCCACCGTCGGCAAGCTTTCGCTGTTCATGATCGTGGCGCTGGTTATCGGCATTTTGCTGGTGCCGCGATTACTGGCCTACGTTGCGAAATTCGAGAGCAACGAGATGTTGCTGATCACCGTGCTGGGCCTGTGTTTCGGCTTCTGCCTGCTGGTGGTCAAACTCGAGTACAGCATGGTGCTGGGGGCGTTCCTGATCGGTGCGATCATGGCCGAATCCCGCCAGTTGCTGAAGATCGAACGGCTGATCGAGCCGGTGCGTGATTTGTTCAGCGCCATTTTCTTCGTCGCCATCGGCCTGATGATCGACCCGAACGTGCTGCTCGACTATGCCTGGCCGATCATGGTCATCACCGTTGCCGTGGTGCTGGGCAAGATGCTGTCTTGCGGTATGGGTGCGTTCATTGCCGGCAACGATGGCCGTACCTCGCTGCGGGTGGGCATGGGGCTATCCCAGATCGGCGAGTTCTCTTTCATCATTGCGGCCTTAGGTATGACGCTGCAAGTTACCAGCGACTTCCTTTATCCGGTTGCGGTGGCGGTTTCGGCCATCACCACGCTGCTTACGCCGTATCTGATCCGCGCGGCCGACCCGTTGTCGCTGAAGCTTGGCAACGTCATGCCCAGCCGGCTGTCACGCGTGCTTTCACTGTATGGCGAGTGGCTGCGCAGTATCCAGCCGCAAGGTGAGAGCGCGATGCTGGCTGCGATGATCCGGCGCATCCTGCTGCAGGTTGGTGTGAACCTGGCACTGGTGATCGCGATTTTCTTCAGTGGGGGGTATTTCGCCGTACGCATCGGCGCCTGGCTCAATGAGTGGGTCAGTGATGTCAGCCAGCAAAAGGCGCTAATCTGGGGGGGCGCGTTGTTGTTGTCGCTGCCCTTCCTTATCGCGGCCTATCGCAAGCTCAAGGCGTTGTCGATGTTGTTGGCGGAGATGGGCGTCAAGCCGGAAATGGCAGGGCGCCACACCCAGCGCGTTCGCCGTGTAGTGGCCGAAGTGATCCCGCTACTGTCACTGCTGGTCATCTTCCTGCTGCTGTCGGCGTTGTCGGCAAGCATCCTGCCGACCAGTGAATTACTGCTGATCATCGCCGTGGTGGCCGCGATGGTAGTGGCGGTGCTGTGGCGATGGTTCATCCGTGTGCATTCGCGGATGCAGATCGCCTTGCTGGAGACGCTGGAAAACAGCCGGGAAAATACGCACTGA
- a CDS encoding SMI1/KNR4 family protein, which yields MEEVIEQLREANEPVPVPLELPDEDQLVEIEEQLFINIPFVFKEFLLTVSDVVYGSLEPVTVTDPQSHTYLPDVAANAWDAGVPRDLIPLCQDGDNFYCVEEDGTVVLWDGDEEGVGEDSWESVWHWARDVWLES from the coding sequence GTGGAAGAAGTGATCGAACAACTCCGTGAAGCCAATGAACCGGTGCCGGTACCCTTGGAGCTTCCCGACGAGGACCAACTGGTCGAGATCGAGGAACAACTGTTCATCAACATTCCGTTCGTGTTCAAAGAGTTCCTCTTGACCGTCAGTGACGTGGTGTATGGCTCTCTGGAGCCAGTGACCGTCACCGATCCCCAGTCCCATACCTACCTGCCCGATGTGGCGGCCAATGCCTGGGACGCCGGCGTACCGCGGGACCTGATCCCGCTGTGCCAGGACGGTGACAACTTCTACTGCGTCGAGGAAGACGGCACGGTAGTGCTGTGGGATGGCGACGAGGAAGGGGTTGGCGAAGACAGCTGGGAATCGGTCTGGCACTGGGCACGGGACGTCTGGCTGGAAAGCTGA
- a CDS encoding DUF3301 domain-containing protein yields MLTLENLFVLMLVATAGAWLWHNHGLREKALERVKQHCGKLDLELLDDAVALKRIAFLRDAKGRKRLARVYAFEFTVTGELRHPGTVTQFGAHSVQIELAPYPFEINTPPRADNVIEMKQWRQEHNRWHN; encoded by the coding sequence ATGTTGACCCTGGAGAATCTCTTCGTCCTGATGCTGGTGGCCACGGCAGGCGCTTGGTTATGGCACAACCACGGGCTGCGCGAGAAAGCCTTGGAACGGGTCAAACAGCATTGTGGAAAGCTGGATCTGGAGCTGCTCGACGACGCCGTCGCGCTCAAGCGCATTGCATTTTTGCGCGATGCCAAGGGCAGAAAGCGCCTGGCCCGTGTGTATGCCTTCGAGTTCACAGTCACCGGCGAACTGCGCCACCCAGGCACGGTGACTCAGTTTGGCGCTCACAGCGTGCAGATCGAACTGGCGCCCTACCCGTTCGAGATCAATACGCCGCCACGGGCCGACAACGTGATCGAAATGAAGCAATGGCGCCAGGAACATAATCGCTGGCACAACTGA
- the pdxY gene encoding pyridoxal kinase PdxY, with protein MKRTPHLLAIQSHVVFGHAGNSAAVFPMQRIGVNVWPLNTVQFSNHTQYGQWAGEVLAPAQIPALVEGISNIGELGHCDAILSGYLGSAEQGRAILAGVERIKAVNPKALYLCDPVMGHSEKGCIVPQEVSEFLLDDAVAQADILCPNQLELDSFCGRRAQSLEDCVHMARGLLERGPQAVLVKHLAYPGRCPDTFEMLLVTRDHSWHLRRPLLAFPRQPVGVGDLTSGLFLARVLLGDSWVQAFEYTAAAVHEVLLETQACASYELQLVRAQDRIAHPRVRFEAQRLAL; from the coding sequence ATGAAACGTACCCCGCACCTGCTCGCCATTCAGTCCCACGTGGTGTTCGGCCACGCCGGCAACAGCGCCGCGGTGTTTCCAATGCAGCGTATCGGGGTCAATGTCTGGCCGCTCAATACCGTGCAGTTCTCCAACCACACTCAGTATGGCCAGTGGGCGGGCGAAGTGCTTGCTCCAGCGCAAATTCCTGCGTTGGTGGAAGGCATTTCCAACATCGGTGAACTGGGGCATTGCGATGCCATTCTCTCGGGCTATCTGGGTAGCGCCGAGCAGGGGCGGGCGATACTGGCGGGTGTCGAGCGGATCAAGGCCGTCAACCCAAAGGCGCTGTATCTGTGCGACCCGGTCATGGGGCATTCGGAGAAAGGGTGCATCGTGCCACAGGAGGTGAGCGAGTTCCTGCTGGACGATGCGGTTGCCCAGGCTGACATCCTGTGCCCCAACCAGCTGGAACTGGACAGTTTTTGTGGGCGGCGCGCGCAAAGCCTGGAAGATTGCGTGCATATGGCACGCGGCCTTCTTGAGCGCGGCCCGCAGGCTGTGCTGGTCAAGCACCTGGCCTACCCGGGGCGTTGCCCAGACACGTTCGAAATGTTGTTGGTCACCCGTGATCACAGCTGGCACTTGCGCCGCCCGCTGCTGGCTTTCCCTCGCCAGCCGGTCGGGGTGGGGGACTTGACCTCAGGGCTGTTCCTGGCCCGAGTGCTGTTGGGCGACAGTTGGGTACAAGCCTTTGAGTACACAGCGGCAGCTGTGCATGAGGTGCTGCTGGAAACCCAGGCCTGCGCCAGTTACGAACTGCAGCTGGTGCGGGCCCAGGACCGCATCGCTCACCCGCGTGTGCGCTTCGAGGCGCAACGCCTGGCGCTTTAA
- a CDS encoding CobW family GTP-binding protein, translated as MLQNIPTHVIAGPLGAGKTSLIRQLMAQRPAAERWAVLVNEFGQVGLDAALLSCDEDGVAIAEVAGGCLCCVNGTPFQVGLGRLLRKAQPDRLFIEPSGLGHPLQLMTQLNQAPWVGVLALQPMVMVLDAQALARGEPLPDAQLQALQAAGLVVFNKSAAVDENRRLLISKEMSAEQGVWTEQGLLAVSSLPRSSIDAVGESSVDKAVVDNRQPALGTLWIDPRQPICHAQQGEGGWSVGWRWHPSQLFDSQGLRGMLDAYSWRRAKGVIHSPESWQSFNGLDGNLPAWQPSEWRKDTRIELIFDQPQDLPALQTALEGCRVR; from the coding sequence ATGCTGCAGAATATTCCTACTCACGTCATCGCTGGCCCCTTGGGTGCAGGCAAGACCAGCCTCATCCGCCAGCTGATGGCTCAGCGCCCTGCCGCCGAGCGTTGGGCGGTGCTGGTCAACGAGTTTGGCCAAGTCGGCCTGGATGCAGCGCTGCTCAGCTGTGATGAGGATGGTGTTGCCATTGCCGAAGTGGCGGGTGGGTGCCTGTGCTGCGTCAATGGCACACCGTTCCAGGTCGGGCTGGGGCGTCTGTTGCGCAAGGCCCAACCCGACCGGTTGTTCATTGAACCCTCTGGTCTTGGTCACCCCCTGCAGTTGATGACCCAATTGAATCAGGCACCTTGGGTTGGGGTTCTGGCGCTGCAGCCGATGGTGATGGTCTTGGATGCTCAAGCGCTGGCGCGAGGTGAGCCGTTACCCGATGCTCAATTGCAGGCTCTGCAAGCTGCCGGACTGGTGGTTTTCAACAAGAGCGCGGCTGTGGATGAAAATCGCAGGTTGTTGATAAGTAAGGAAATGTCAGCGGAACAGGGCGTTTGGACAGAGCAGGGGCTGCTGGCTGTATCCAGCCTTCCTCGTTCTTCCATAGACGCAGTGGGCGAGAGTTCTGTGGATAAGGCCGTTGTGGATAATCGCCAGCCGGCCCTCGGCACCCTGTGGATAGACCCTCGTCAACCCATCTGTCATGCACAGCAAGGCGAAGGTGGCTGGAGTGTCGGCTGGCGTTGGCACCCCAGTCAGCTATTCGATTCACAAGGCTTGCGTGGCATGCTCGACGCTTATTCATGGCGCCGGGCCAAGGGTGTTATCCACAGCCCGGAGAGTTGGCAGTCTTTCAACGGCCTTGACGGCAACCTGCCGGCTTGGCAGCCGAGCGAGTGGCGCAAGGATACGCGCATCGAACTGATTTTCGACCAGCCCCAAGACCTGCCAGCGCTGCAGACCGCGCTGGAGGGCTGTCGGGTGAGGTGA